The DNA segment CGGGCCGGTCCGAGGCAGAGCGCCTGCAGAGCCGTGGCCAGGGCACTGACCGTGGGTTCCAGTGCCCCGGTGACCAGTTGGGCGTAGATCGCCACCGCGTCCGCGGTCTGGAGCACCCGGTCACGGACGGCCGCACCGACGGACCGCGCAAGCGGACTGGCCCCACTTGCCAGGGCATGTCCGGTGAATTCGGTGAACTGCGCGAGCGCACTGTGTGTGTGGTGGATCAGGGTGGCGTCGATCCGGGAGCGTCCCACGAAGCCCATCAGTTTCTCGGACCAGGTCACCAGCCGAGGAAAGTCCTCCGGAGCCACGCCGAGCAGCGCACTGAGCGCGTCCTGGCAGGCTGGTCGCAAAGCCGCTTCCAGCAAGTCCGCGCCTGAACCGGCACGGAACACCCCACGTTTTCGTACGACCTCGGCCACCCGGGTCACCTCGTCGGGTGTGAACGCCGGCCGGAGGACCCTGCGCACGACGTCATGCCGAGGCGCGTCGAGGAACATCGGCCAGCGGGAGAGGAAATCCACCAGTGGACGGACAGCGTCCTGCTGCGGCCCGGGGAGCTTACGGAGGAAAGGTTCCGGGCTGCGCGCACCGAGTCGGGCGTCGAGCAAGAGGCGCCAGACATCGTCGAACCTCGTGACATACCAGGAGGCGGTCTGGGGATGCCAGAGAACTGGGGAGTGCTCGCGAGCGTCGTCGAACCAGCCGAGAGGGTCGTCGAGTTGGAAGGGGCGGGCAGCGTCCACAGCGACTTCGGCAGTGGCACGGGGTGGTGTCGCGTCCCGCGCCGACGCCACCGCGCCCTCGGGGTGATGCATGAAGGAATTCCCTTCCTCGGTGTGGACGGGGTGGCGTCGACGCAGGCATGTGCGGTCAGGCGGCCGGGGCCGGTCCGCGTACGAAGGTCCATGTCTCGCGCATGGTCTTCGGGCCCGGGTGGTGGTCCTCGTAGTCCTCCGTCACGGTGGCCGCCTCGAAGCCTGCCATCCGACCGGCGGAACGGATCTCCTCCGGATCGAACCACCACTGGCTGTGCTGCTCGACCTGCTTGGCGAAGCCTTCGGTGCCCCGCGTGAACAGGCTGATGGTGAAGTCGCAGCGGTGCTCTTCGGGGTGGTATCGGTTACGCCACACATAGGCGAAACTGTCCAGGTCGTCGCCGTAGTGACTGTTGCCGTGCAGGTTCTCCAGCTTGTACCGGGTGTTGACGTCGAACACGAACAGCCCGCCAGGGCGCAGTGCCTTGGCGACGCAGGTGAACAGCTCCGGCAGTTGGTCGGGCCGGAAGTAGTTGACACTGTCGAAGCTGCACACAGCCGCGTCGTAGGACGCGTCGGCTACGGGCAGGGGTGCGGGCAGCCGGACGTGGAACAGTTCGGTGCCCGGCGCTGTGCGGGTGCGGGCCCGCATCAGCATGCCCTCGGACCCGTCGGCACCGCTGACCTCAAGCCCCTGCATCTGCAGCAGCGCGATGAGACTGCCCGTGCCGCAGCACACATCGAGGACTCGTCGGACGTCGCCGTGGGCGCTGAAGCGGTCGGCCAGGTAAGCCGCCCACCGGGAGTAGTCGTTCTGGGCAGTCCACCGGTCGTAGACCGCCGACAGCGCGTCGTAGGGAACAGTCGACGCCGTGGCGCTCACGGCCTGCGCACCTTGATCGCCAGATTGGTGCCGCGTTCGGCCCACGCGTCGTGCCGGCTGGCCTCCAGCTCCAGAGCCAGGACCGTACGGAAGTACTCCTCATCCTTCAGGGCACGTGAGATGTCGCTGATCTTGTCGTACGGGTAACCGAAGTCCTCCGGTCCCGGCAGAGCGAGTGCCGTGACGCCGAAGACCCGCTCGCCGACCAGGCCGGCACCGGTGGCAAGAGACTTCAGCTCATCGGCCGAGAAGACCCGCAACGGCGGCACGTGCTCGGACCACCGCACGATACGAGTGGCCATCAGGGCAGCCAGCTCCTCGGGACCGGCGCCGTCCCGGAGGATCTTCGAGGAGAGGGCGTTCGACAGGGAGTGGCTCATGAGGAAGCCCGTCGCGCCGGGACGCATGGCCCGGTGGATGGTCTCGAAGGCCGCGGCCGGGTTGTCGAGGAAGGAGAGTACGCCGTAGGTGCTGATCACCGCGTCGTAGGACGCGTCGACCAGTTCGGGGGCGTCCTCCACATCGCAGTGGACGAGCTCGACGCGGTCGGCCACGGACGATGCCCGGCGATTGGTCTCCGCCTGCCGGAGCATGTCGGCAGATTTGTCCGCAACGGTGACGTCGACACCGAACTCGGTGGCCAGCCAGATGCCCCATCGGCCCGTACCACCACCCACGTCCAGGACGCGCTGACCGCTCTTGAGGTCGAGGTGGCGTCGGATCAGCTCCTTGATCAACTCGTCGGCCAGCCGCCAGTAGGTGGCCTCATAAAAACCTTCGACGTTGCCAGCATACGGCTCGAAGAATTTCTCGAACTGAGCATCAGTCATCAGCGACATGGGACTTCTCCTTGCGGGGTGTTGGGGTGTTGCGCTCGATGAGTCGGGCGGTCGGTCTCGTGCCCGTCAGGCGATCTGCCGACGGTCGGCCAGCAGTCTGGAAGGCTGCGGGACAAGGCCAGCCAGGTACTCGCCGTAGTCGACGCCGTCGGGCATCGGAACGAGACGCACTCGGTCGGGCAGTCGGTACCACTCATCGGTGGACCAGCCGGCCGCGATCTCGTCCCAGTCAGGGGTCATGGGCCAGCCGTGCGGGTGTGTGAACTCCGCCCGCATCGGATCGTCGACGAGTTGGTATCGGAGGTCGGTGGAGAGTCGCAGTTCGTCGCTCGCGTTGGGACCGCCGCCATGCACGGTCAAGCTGTGGAACAGCACCAGGTCACCAGGCGCGTAGTCGGCCGTGGCCCAGGCCGGATCGTCCGACGGCACAGAAAGATATAGGGGGCGGCGTCCGCCGAGCGATGCATCGGGGGGCAGGAACCCACGCAGCTGGGAGCCCGGGATCAGCCGTAGGCCCTGCTTGTCCTCGTCACAGCGGGTGAAGGGAATCCAGCACGTCACCACATCGGTGGTGACGTGCTGTACCACGTAGTCCTGATGGGCCCGGGTCGCGTACTCGCCGGCGGACTGGGGCGCGATGCGCACGACCCGCGCGGGGTGGCAGAAGATCTCGCCGCCGAACAGCCGTTCCATGAATGCCCAGAGGACGGCGTCGAACGCGATCCGGTGGACGCTCTCCAGCCGCAGCACCGCTGGGTACAAAGTGCGGAAGGAATGGGGACGGAAACCGAGTCCCCGCCCGGCGGCAGCAAGTCTGTCCGGATCGGCGAGCCATCCG comes from the Streptomyces sp. NBC_01471 genome and includes:
- a CDS encoding cytochrome P450; the protein is MHHPEGAVASARDATPPRATAEVAVDAARPFQLDDPLGWFDDAREHSPVLWHPQTASWYVTRFDDVWRLLLDARLGARSPEPFLRKLPGPQQDAVRPLVDFLSRWPMFLDAPRHDVVRRVLRPAFTPDEVTRVAEVVRKRGVFRAGSGADLLEAALRPACQDALSALLGVAPEDFPRLVTWSEKLMGFVGRSRIDATLIHHTHSALAQFTEFTGHALASGASPLARSVGAAVRDRVLQTADAVAIYAQLVTGALEPTVSALATALQALCLGPARRDHYAAEPAGFVHEAIRMATPFHFAARRAQRDMEIHGQRIPAGDRVVLVLAAANRDPRRFAAPLEFRRGRTGAHVAFGRGRHACMGALVTKHIMRTVLDAYLAETIEIRPVVIDWHITMGMKWPLSVTGGTTK
- a CDS encoding class I SAM-dependent methyltransferase, producing MSATASTVPYDALSAVYDRWTAQNDYSRWAAYLADRFSAHGDVRRVLDVCCGTGSLIALLQMQGLEVSGADGSEGMLMRARTRTAPGTELFHVRLPAPLPVADASYDAAVCSFDSVNYFRPDQLPELFTCVAKALRPGGLFVFDVNTRYKLENLHGNSHYGDDLDSFAYVWRNRYHPEEHRCDFTISLFTRGTEGFAKQVEQHSQWWFDPEEIRSAGRMAGFEAATVTEDYEDHHPGPKTMRETWTFVRGPAPAA
- a CDS encoding methyltransferase domain-containing protein; amino-acid sequence: MSLMTDAQFEKFFEPYAGNVEGFYEATYWRLADELIKELIRRHLDLKSGQRVLDVGGGTGRWGIWLATEFGVDVTVADKSADMLRQAETNRRASSVADRVELVHCDVEDAPELVDASYDAVISTYGVLSFLDNPAAAFETIHRAMRPGATGFLMSHSLSNALSSKILRDGAGPEELAALMATRIVRWSEHVPPLRVFSADELKSLATGAGLVGERVFGVTALALPGPEDFGYPYDKISDISRALKDEEYFRTVLALELEASRHDAWAERGTNLAIKVRRP
- a CDS encoding phytanoyl-CoA dioxygenase family protein codes for the protein MHHLRDSSDILKDAEKLRDRLAEDGYLYLPGFLDASEVVAVQSELRAVLHSVGWLADPDRLAAAGRGLGFRPHSFRTLYPAVLRLESVHRIAFDAVLWAFMERLFGGEIFCHPARVVRIAPQSAGEYATRAHQDYVVQHVTTDVVTCWIPFTRCDEDKQGLRLIPGSQLRGFLPPDASLGGRRPLYLSVPSDDPAWATADYAPGDLVLFHSLTVHGGGPNASDELRLSTDLRYQLVDDPMRAEFTHPHGWPMTPDWDEIAAGWSTDEWYRLPDRVRLVPMPDGVDYGEYLAGLVPQPSRLLADRRQIA